Proteins encoded by one window of Dioscorea cayenensis subsp. rotundata cultivar TDr96_F1 chromosome 20, TDr96_F1_v2_PseudoChromosome.rev07_lg8_w22 25.fasta, whole genome shotgun sequence:
- the LOC120251375 gene encoding DNA-directed RNA polymerase III subunit 1-like, which produces MASGSRTSTQVTSAMRVSAKEVRVWVKRRQRSWISGLGVKRRQRYCGVVKKARGPLAIVQDFGKMLDKGSDECRAALSHLRGNQSSQVLHVLTPLTVLSLFKKMLDEDCELLNLYDRPEKLIVTDVAIPPLAIRPSAFVDFGRSSNEDSLTSILRLIINTNSFLREELEGSGYLFKCWEIWAHLQTQVVEYINSEAPSLTESKHRGLIQRLKGKQGRFRGNLSGKRVEYTARTVISPDPNLKITEVAIPILVAKVLTFPERVSCHNIEKLRQCVRNGPFKYPGANFVVLLDGTRLHLKYGEKKNVAAELKYGYIVERHLEDGDVVLFNRQPSLHRMSIMAHRARIMPWRTLRFNESVCNPYNADFDGDEMNLHVPQTEEARTEALMLMGVQNNLCTPKNGEILVASTQDFLTSSYLITRKDTFYDRATFCLLCSYMGDGMESIDIPTLALIKPVELWTGKQLFSVLVRPNANTRVYLNFTVKEKIFSKLDRVCLTMCPRDGYVYFRNSELICGQLGKATLEVHVSASKNLKLGGCLQVAKEIGKRN; this is translated from the exons ATGGCGTCAGGATCAAGGACCTCGACGCAGGTGACCTCGGCGATGAGAGTGTCGGCGAAAGAGGTTAGGGTTTGGGTGAAGAGGAGACAGAGATCATGGATTAGTGGGTTGGGGGTGAAGAGGAGGCAGAGATATTGTG GTGTGGTGAAGAAAGCTAGAGGTCCATTGGCTATTGTGCAAGATTTTGGTAAAATGCTTGATAAAGGTTCAGATGAGTGTCGTGCTGCATTATCACATCTAAGAGGAAATCAGTCTTCCCAAGTGCTTCATGTTCTTACTCCTCTTACGGTTCTCTCGCTTTTCAAAAAGATGCTTGATGAG GATTGTGAATTGTTGAATCTTTATGATAGGCCAGAAAAGCTTATTGTGACAGACGTAGCGATACCACCTTTAGCTATACGCCCTTCTGCTTTTGTTGATTTTGGAAGATCAAG CAATGAGGACAGCCTTACTAGCATTTTGAGGCTTATAATTAACACAAATTCTTTTCTTCGGGAGGAACTTGAAGGTTCTGGCTATTTATTCAAATGTTGG GAAATCTGGGCTCACCTTCAAACTCAGGTTGttgaatatattaatagtgaagCACCTTCTCTCACTGAGTCAAAGCATCGTGGTCTTATACAACGGCTTAAAGGAAAGCAAGGACGTTTTCGTGGCAACTTATCGGGGAAACGTGTTGAATATACTGCACGGACGGTCATTTCTCCTGAtccaaatttgaaaatcacaGAG GTTGCAATTCCTATATTAGTAGCCAAGGTGCTAACCTTCCCAGAAAGAGTTTCTTGTCACAACATAGAGAAACTAAGACAATGTGTTCGGAATGGTCCATTCAAATATCCAGGTGCCAATTTTGTTGTGCTTCTGGATGGTACAAGGCT GCACTTGAAGTATGGTGAGAAGAAAAATGTTGCTGCTGAACTGAAATATGGCTATATTGTGGAAAGGCATCTGGAAGATGGAGATGTGGTTCTATTTAACAGACAACCAAGCTTACATCGAATGTCAATTATGGCTCACAGG GCAAGGATAATGCCATGGAGGACATTGAGGTTCAACGAGTCTGTTTGTAATCCGTATAACGctgattttgatggtgatgagatGAATTTACATGTTCCTCAAACAGAAGAAGCTCGTACAGAAGCTCTCATGCTTATGGgg GTGCAAAACAATCTGTGTACACCAAAGAATGGGGAAATACTAGTGGCTTCAACACAAGATTTCTTGACCTCATCTTATCTCATCACAAGAAAGGACACCTTTTATGACCGTGCTACCTTCTGTCTTTTGTGCTCATATATGGGTGATGGAATGGAATCAATTGACATACCAACGCTAGCTTTAATCAAG CCTGTTGAACTTTGGACTGGAAAGCAGCTCTTCAGTGTTCTTGTACGGCCTAATGCAAATACAAGAGTCTATTTGAATTTTACTGTCAAAGAAAAAATCTTCAGTAAACTTGATAGAGTTTGCCTGACAATGTGTCCACGAGATGGCTATGTCTATTTTCGGAACAGTGAACTCATATGTGGGCAACTTGGGAAAGCTACCCTAG AAGTCCATGTTAGTGCATCCAAGAACCTGAAATTGGGAGGATGCTTGCAAGTTGCTAAAGAAATTGGAAAGAGGAATTAA
- the LOC120251810 gene encoding (S)-ureidoglycine aminohydrolase-like, with product MQWRTTTPAPPSMMNLSKDGFCSLFQSIMESSSSPLYWKIINPTLSPSHLQDLSGFTRSVYKGNHVRLVTEKKQSKKN from the exons ATGCAGTGGCGGACTACCACTCCTGCTCCTCCTTCGATGATGAA CCTTAGCAAAGATGGGTTCTGCTCGCTTTTTCAATCCATCATGGAGTCAAGCTCGAGCCCTCTCTACTGGAAAATCATCAACCCAACCCTCTCACCTTCCCATCTTCAAG ATTTGTCTGGCTTCACTCGTAGTGTGTACAAAGGAAATCATGTACGTTTGGTGACGGAGAA gaaacaaagtaaaaaaaattga
- the LOC120251948 gene encoding uncharacterized protein LOC120251948 translates to MPNGINDSGTTDNNPGYAGEEAPHAVGAVGDDAKVEGLSSTSNATAISTHADVIEKDTYSSTTKKLALQKATESNHHEVSDARDAHSKFREFDPIRQHSPFCPWIAPIDGKSTYGWKLTLSALVQ, encoded by the exons ATGCCAAATGGTATTAATGATTCTGGCACTACTGATAATAACCCAGGATATGCAGGGGAAGAAGCACCCCATGCTGTCGGCGCTGTTGGAGATGATGCTAAAGTTGAAGGGTTATCTTCTACTTCAAATGCTACTGCTATCTCTACACATGCTGATGTCATTGAGAAAGACACCTATAGTTCTACAACTAAGAAGTTGGCTCTCCAAAAGGCTACAGAAAGCAATCATCATGAAGTATCGG ATGCTCGAGATGCACACAGTAAATTCAGAGAGTTTGATCCAATCAGACAACATAGTCCATTCTGCCCATGGATTGCTCCTATTGATGGAAAAAGCACTTATGGTTGGAAACTAACTCTTTCTGCTCTAGTTCAATAG